A single window of Senegalia massiliensis DNA harbors:
- a CDS encoding phosphoribosylformylglycinamidine synthase, which yields MKYSRVFIEKKQGFNSESKNLLEEFKNYLEIKKLEDVRVINVYDLVNANEKEEKEIIEKFLYEPEIDNLYKELNISEDEKVFRIEDLKGQYNKREFFSNKIINTLFPDKDIKILQSKVIILKGINDEEFKIIKDYHINPIEVAEISLDKFTFMEEKEKANDIEIIDGFIDFNEEKMKEFKDDYGIGLDLEDLLFTKKYFKDENRNPYITEIKLIDTYWSDHCRHTTFMTEIKDIKFNEGTYKEVFEEALKKYLSSRHYTYKDQDKAISLMDLATINMKELKKKGLLEDKEQTDEVNAASIEIDVDIDGKAEKWLLMFKNETHNHPTEMEPFGGAATCLGGGIRDPLSGRSYVYQAMRITGSADPRKKYDETLKGKLPQRKITKTAMKGYSSYGNEIGASTGYVREIYDEGFLAKRMECGALVAAAPKEWVYRGNPSDGDLVLLVGGRTGRDGLGGAVGSSKEHTEKSLHTSGAEVQKGDPSLERKIIRLFRKENVSKMIKKCNDFGAGGVGVAIGELADGLTIELDNVKLKYPGLDGTEIALSESQERMAVLIDKNNLDKFLKEINKEDLEATVIAKVTEERILKMLWKDKEIVNIKRDFLDTNGIRKNTKVEVENPSNNSYLEEIPNKLNNKSKMDSLKMTLKDINNSSQKGLLENFDTTVGGTTVLMPYGGKYMLSPIEGMVSKIPVLEGETSTCSIMTYGYEPKLSRWSPFHGGYYAVIESIAKVVALGGDYRNIKLTFQEYFERLGENPIKWGKPFSALLGAYLVQRELDIASIGGKDSMSGTFEDIDVPPTLISFGVTTEKLENIVSNEFKYENSNVLLIPLEINDKGLIDFKELKKNYRKVKELINNKKIKAIQSIKEGGIARTICEMAFGNKIGFKFNDIEKEKLFRPLFGSLVIEISKEEDIEKLFQDVDYEILGETINESKIYIDNDNESIDELINIWESPLKDIFPVKNKTLKEKIEIKSDKKIIFKSNKSIKPKILIPIFTGTHGEYTLANSFKEAGGEVDTFVFKFSNKVSVEDSFKELKKRIEKSQIIAFPHGAIFGGEPETGGKLIKYILNEDYIKEEIQNHLNLRDGLILGIGDGFQGLIKSGLIIDSVTLAENESGEFISTTCDIVVENNSSPWFNSMNIGDIYTAPVATKEGRLILTDGNNLSEQIATTFSNENPTGSLGNIESLTSKDGRILGTISSIDRIHKDLYKNIEIKGTNNIFKSGVKYFD from the coding sequence ATGAAATATAGTAGAGTATTTATTGAAAAAAAACAAGGATTTAATTCAGAGTCTAAAAATCTTTTAGAAGAGTTTAAAAATTATTTAGAGATTAAAAAGTTAGAAGACGTTAGGGTTATAAATGTTTATGATTTAGTAAATGCAAATGAGAAAGAGGAAAAAGAAATTATAGAAAAGTTTCTATATGAACCTGAAATAGATAACCTATATAAGGAATTAAATATTAGTGAAGATGAAAAAGTATTTAGAATAGAAGATTTAAAAGGGCAATACAACAAAAGAGAGTTTTTTTCAAATAAGATTATAAATACTCTTTTTCCAGATAAAGATATAAAAATTTTGCAATCAAAAGTAATAATATTAAAAGGTATAAATGATGAAGAATTTAAAATTATTAAAGATTATCATATAAATCCAATAGAAGTAGCAGAGATTTCTTTAGATAAGTTTACTTTTATGGAGGAAAAAGAAAAGGCAAATGATATTGAAATAATAGATGGATTTATAGATTTCAACGAAGAAAAAATGAAGGAATTTAAAGATGATTATGGTATAGGATTAGATTTAGAAGATTTATTATTTACTAAAAAATATTTTAAAGATGAAAATAGAAATCCATACATTACAGAAATAAAACTAATAGATACTTACTGGTCTGACCATTGTAGACATACTACATTTATGACAGAAATCAAAGATATAAAATTCAATGAAGGAACATATAAGGAAGTTTTTGAAGAAGCTTTAAAGAAATATTTATCTTCTAGACATTACACTTATAAAGATCAAGATAAAGCTATATCTTTAATGGATTTAGCTACTATAAATATGAAAGAATTAAAGAAAAAAGGACTTTTAGAAGATAAAGAACAAACAGATGAAGTAAATGCAGCAAGTATAGAAATAGATGTAGATATTGATGGTAAAGCTGAAAAATGGTTACTAATGTTTAAAAATGAAACTCATAATCATCCTACAGAAATGGAACCATTTGGAGGTGCTGCTACTTGTCTTGGAGGAGGAATTAGAGATCCACTATCTGGTAGAAGTTATGTATATCAAGCAATGAGAATTACAGGTTCAGCTGATCCTAGAAAAAAATATGATGAAACTTTAAAAGGGAAATTACCTCAAAGAAAAATAACTAAAACTGCTATGAAAGGATATAGCTCATATGGAAATGAAATAGGTGCAAGTACTGGATATGTAAGAGAAATTTATGATGAAGGATTTTTAGCAAAGAGAATGGAATGTGGTGCATTAGTTGCAGCTGCTCCTAAAGAATGGGTTTATAGAGGTAATCCAAGTGATGGAGATTTAGTGCTTTTAGTAGGTGGGAGAACTGGGAGAGATGGACTTGGAGGAGCTGTAGGTTCATCTAAAGAACATACAGAAAAATCACTTCATACAAGTGGAGCAGAAGTACAAAAAGGTGATCCTTCTTTAGAAAGAAAGATAATAAGATTATTTAGAAAAGAAAATGTATCTAAGATGATAAAAAAATGTAATGATTTTGGAGCAGGAGGAGTAGGAGTTGCAATAGGAGAATTAGCCGATGGATTAACTATAGAATTAGACAATGTAAAATTAAAATATCCTGGTCTTGATGGAACTGAAATAGCTCTTTCTGAATCTCAAGAAAGAATGGCTGTTTTAATAGATAAAAATAATTTAGATAAATTTTTAAAAGAAATAAATAAAGAGGATTTAGAAGCTACTGTAATAGCTAAAGTTACAGAAGAAAGAATATTAAAAATGTTATGGAAAGATAAAGAAATAGTAAATATTAAAAGGGACTTTTTAGATACAAATGGCATAAGAAAAAATACTAAAGTGGAAGTAGAAAATCCTTCTAATAATAGTTATTTAGAAGAAATTCCAAATAAGTTAAATAATAAATCCAAAATGGATAGTTTAAAAATGACTCTTAAAGATATTAATAATTCTAGTCAAAAAGGACTTTTAGAAAACTTTGATACCACAGTGGGAGGAACTACTGTACTGATGCCTTATGGAGGAAAATATATGTTAAGTCCTATAGAAGGAATGGTATCAAAAATACCGGTTCTAGAAGGTGAAACTTCTACTTGTTCTATAATGACTTATGGATATGAACCAAAACTCTCCAGATGGAGTCCATTTCATGGAGGATATTATGCAGTAATAGAATCTATTGCAAAAGTAGTAGCTTTAGGAGGAGATTATAGAAATATCAAACTAACATTTCAAGAATACTTTGAAAGATTAGGAGAAAATCCTATTAAATGGGGTAAGCCTTTTTCAGCTTTACTTGGAGCATATTTAGTTCAAAGGGAACTTGATATAGCAAGTATAGGTGGAAAAGATAGTATGAGTGGTACATTTGAAGATATTGATGTTCCCCCTACACTTATAAGTTTTGGAGTAACAACTGAAAAGTTAGAAAATATCGTATCAAATGAATTTAAATATGAAAATAGCAATGTATTATTAATTCCTTTAGAAATAAATGATAAAGGTCTAATAGATTTTAAAGAATTAAAAAAGAATTATAGAAAAGTTAAAGAACTAATTAATAATAAAAAAATAAAAGCTATCCAAAGCATAAAAGAAGGTGGAATAGCTAGAACTATTTGTGAAATGGCCTTTGGAAATAAAATAGGTTTCAAATTTAATGATATAGAAAAGGAAAAATTATTTAGACCTTTATTTGGATCCTTAGTAATTGAAATATCAAAAGAAGAAGATATAGAAAAATTATTTCAAGATGTAGACTATGAAATATTAGGTGAAACTATAAATGAAAGTAAAATTTATATAGATAATGATAATGAATCTATAGATGAACTTATAAATATATGGGAAAGTCCTTTAAAAGATATATTCCCTGTAAAAAATAAAACTTTAAAAGAAAAAATAGAAATAAAAAGTGATAAAAAAATTATATTTAAATCTAATAAATCCATAAAACCTAAAATATTGATACCTATATTTACAGGAACTCATGGGGAATATACTTTAGCTAATTCTTTTAAGGAAGCTGGAGGTGAAGTAGATACTTTTGTATTTAAGTTTTCTAATAAAGTTAGTGTAGAAGATTCTTTTAAGGAATTAAAAAAAAGGATAGAGAAAAGTCAAATCATTGCCTTTCCTCATGGAGCTATATTTGGTGGTGAACCTGAAACTGGTGGAAAACTTATTAAATATATTTTAAATGAAGATTATATAAAAGAAGAAATACAAAACCATTTAAATTTAAGAGATGGACTTATTCTTGGAATAGGTGATGGTTTTCAAGGTCTTATTAAATCAGGGTTAATAATTGATTCAGTAACTTTAGCAGAAAATGAAAGTGGGGAATTTATATCTACTACGTGCGATATAGTGGTAGAAAATAATTCATCTCCTTGGTTTAATTCTATGAATATAGGAGATATTTACACAGCACCAGTAGCTACAAAAGAAGGAAGATTGATTTTAACAGATGGAAATAATTTAAGTGAACAAATAGCAACAACATTTTCAAATGAAAATCCTACTGGATCTTTAGGAAATATAGAATCCTTAACAAGTAAAGATGGAAGAATACTTGGAACAATTTCTTCTATTGATAGAATTCACAAAGACTTATATAAAAATATAGAAATAAAAGGAACAAATAATATATTTAAATCAGGAGTTAAATATTTTGATTAG
- the purE gene encoding 5-(carboxyamino)imidazole ribonucleotide mutase yields the protein MKVSVIMGSISDKEIAKKTIGILEKFNIEYEVKVISAHRTPDKAVKFVKDAEENNTEVIIAIAGKAAHLAGVLAGLSTLPVIGIPAKSSTMDGLDSLLSTVQMPKGVPVATVAINGGENAGLLAVQMLSIKYPKLKEALKEYKLELKKQVEEMNESLNF from the coding sequence ATGAAAGTAAGCGTAATAATGGGAAGTATTTCAGATAAAGAGATAGCTAAAAAGACAATAGGAATTTTAGAGAAATTTAATATTGAATATGAGGTAAAGGTAATTTCAGCCCATAGAACACCAGATAAGGCAGTGAAATTTGTTAAAGATGCTGAAGAAAATAATACAGAAGTAATTATAGCTATAGCAGGTAAAGCAGCTCATTTAGCAGGAGTTTTAGCAGGACTTAGCACATTACCTGTAATTGGTATTCCTGCAAAATCATCTACTATGGATGGATTAGATTCTTTACTTTCTACAGTTCAAATGCCAAAAGGAGTACCTGTAGCAACTGTTGCAATTAATGGTGGAGAAAATGCAGGGTTACTTGCAGTACAAATGCTATCAATTAAATATCCAAAATTAAAAGAAGCATTAAAGGAATATAAATTGGAATTAAAAAAACAAGTTGAAGAAATGAATGAATCTCTAAACTTTTAA
- the purF gene encoding amidophosphoribosyltransferase: MSGVLGIYGKDIEEISGMMYYGLYALQHRGQVSTGIAINNNGFIDYHKDMGLVNEVFEKEILNRFRGNICIGHVRYAFSDEEKNRKNTEPLVVGYRKGALALAHDGKIANYLELKHKLEDDGTIFQTDLDAELIANLIARHHKDNVEDAIKNALEKLKGSFSIAIMTNDKLIGARGPFGIKPLSIGKLRENYILSSETCAFDTIGAEFIRHVEPGEIVVIDDEGIKSIYKKSKKRALCLFESIYFARPDSEIDGKSIYLSRIKAGKTLFKESKIDADIVIGAPDSGIIAAIGYAEESKIPYAEGLIKNRYVGRTFISPTKELREQGVKIKLNPLKENIVGKKVILVDDSIVRGTTIKQTVKMLKDAGAKEVHVRIASPRVTHSCHLGMDTPNKDNLIGANKTPEEITEIIGADSLYFLSLEGLLQSVGENNGFCKGCFTGKYPIERMD, translated from the coding sequence TTGAGTGGTGTTTTAGGTATTTATGGAAAAGATATAGAAGAAATCTCAGGTATGATGTACTATGGCCTCTATGCTCTTCAGCATAGAGGGCAAGTTAGTACTGGAATTGCAATAAATAATAATGGATTTATAGATTATCACAAAGATATGGGGCTTGTAAATGAAGTATTTGAAAAAGAAATTTTAAATAGATTTAGAGGAAACATTTGTATTGGACATGTAAGATATGCTTTTTCAGATGAAGAAAAGAATAGAAAAAATACAGAACCTTTAGTAGTAGGATATAGAAAAGGAGCTTTAGCATTAGCACATGATGGTAAAATAGCAAATTATCTAGAGTTAAAACACAAATTAGAAGATGATGGAACTATATTTCAAACAGATTTAGATGCAGAATTGATAGCCAATTTAATAGCAAGACATCATAAAGATAATGTAGAAGATGCTATAAAAAATGCTTTGGAGAAATTAAAAGGTTCTTTTTCAATAGCTATAATGACGAATGATAAATTAATAGGAGCAAGAGGTCCTTTTGGTATTAAACCATTATCTATTGGAAAATTAAGAGAGAACTATATATTATCTTCAGAAACATGTGCCTTTGATACCATAGGAGCAGAATTTATTAGACATGTAGAGCCAGGTGAGATAGTAGTAATTGATGATGAAGGTATTAAAAGTATATATAAGAAATCTAAAAAAAGAGCCTTATGTTTATTTGAAAGTATATATTTTGCTAGACCTGATAGTGAAATAGATGGAAAAAGCATTTATCTATCTAGAATTAAAGCAGGAAAAACTCTTTTTAAAGAATCAAAAATAGATGCAGATATAGTAATAGGTGCACCAGACTCTGGAATTATAGCTGCAATAGGATATGCAGAAGAGTCAAAAATTCCATATGCAGAGGGATTAATTAAAAATAGATATGTAGGAAGAACATTTATTAGCCCTACAAAAGAATTACGAGAACAAGGTGTAAAGATTAAATTAAATCCTTTAAAAGAAAATATAGTAGGTAAAAAAGTAATATTAGTAGACGATTCTATTGTGAGAGGAACCACAATAAAACAAACTGTAAAGATGTTAAAAGATGCAGGAGCAAAAGAAGTTCATGTAAGAATTGCATCTCCTAGAGTAACTCATTCCTGTCATTTAGGAATGGATACTCCAAATAAAGATAATTTAATAGGTGCAAATAAAACTCCTGAAGAAATAACAGAAATAATAGGTGCAGATTCATTATATTTCTTATCATTAGAAGGATTATTACAATCTGTAGGTGAAAATAATGGATTTTGTAAGGGATGCTTTACAGGTAAATACCCAATAGAAAGGATGGATTAA
- the purM gene encoding phosphoribosylformylglycinamidine cyclo-ligase — MALTYKDAGVDKQAGYKQISLIKSLIKNTHTKDVVSELGGFSGLFGLDIKDYKSPVLASGTDGVGTKLKIAFMMDKHETIGEDCVAMCANDILCQGAKPLFFLDYISTGKLIPEKMASIVKGVSQGCIKAGSALIGGETAEMPGLYEEDEYDLAGFCVGIVDKENIINGMEIKEGDIVIGLPSNGLHSNGYSLVRKIVFEKEKLKIDSFIDELETTIGEELLKPTRIYKEPVLNLIEKINIKGIAHITGGGLYENVPRILPKGLTAHMDISKIDTPVIFDLLQKWGDISIGEMYSTFNMGIGMVIVISKDELIKTENLLNYLNEKYYILGEIKKGDEGVVLC; from the coding sequence ATGGCTTTAACATATAAGGATGCTGGAGTAGATAAACAAGCAGGATATAAACAAATTAGTTTAATAAAAAGTCTTATTAAAAATACTCATACAAAAGATGTAGTATCTGAATTAGGGGGATTTTCTGGCTTATTTGGATTAGACATTAAAGATTATAAAAGCCCTGTACTAGCATCTGGCACAGATGGTGTAGGAACTAAACTTAAAATAGCCTTCATGATGGATAAGCATGAAACTATAGGTGAAGATTGTGTAGCTATGTGTGCAAATGACATATTATGTCAAGGTGCAAAACCGTTGTTTTTCTTAGATTATATATCTACTGGAAAACTTATACCAGAAAAAATGGCAAGTATAGTAAAAGGGGTGTCACAAGGTTGTATCAAGGCAGGATCAGCTCTAATAGGTGGAGAAACAGCCGAAATGCCAGGACTTTATGAAGAGGATGAATATGATTTAGCAGGTTTTTGTGTTGGCATAGTTGACAAAGAAAATATAATTAATGGAATGGAGATAAAAGAAGGAGATATTGTAATAGGACTTCCTTCTAATGGACTACACAGTAATGGATATTCATTAGTTAGAAAAATAGTATTTGAAAAAGAAAAATTAAAAATTGATAGCTTTATAGATGAGTTGGAAACTACTATAGGAGAAGAATTATTAAAACCTACTCGTATATATAAAGAACCAGTATTAAATTTAATAGAAAAAATTAATATAAAAGGAATAGCTCATATCACAGGTGGAGGATTATATGAAAATGTTCCAAGAATTTTACCTAAAGGATTAACTGCTCATATGGATATTTCTAAAATAGATACTCCAGTCATATTTGATCTATTACAAAAATGGGGTGACATTAGTATTGGTGAAATGTATTCTACTTTTAATATGGGAATTGGAATGGTAATTGTAATTTCAAAGGATGAATTAATAAAAACTGAAAATTTATTAAATTACTTAAATGAAAAATATTATATTTTAGGAGAAATTAAAAAAGGTGATGAAGGAGTAGTACTGTGCTAA
- the purN gene encoding phosphoribosylglycinamide formyltransferase — MLKIGVLISGSGTNLQAIFETIENENINAKVELVISNKKDAYGLKRAKSRGIKSLYLDYKDFNNMEDYDLKLIEEFKERDIELIVLAGYLKVLSSNFIEAFKNKIINIHPSLLPSFGGKGCYGEKVHEKVLNYGCKYSGATVHFVDNGVDTGPIILQKIVEIDEDETINSLKQKVLTIEHEILPMAVKLFAEERIVLNSRKVKILGEMK; from the coding sequence GTGCTAAAAATAGGAGTTTTAATTTCAGGCAGCGGCACAAATCTTCAAGCTATATTTGAAACAATAGAAAATGAAAATATAAATGCAAAAGTAGAATTAGTAATATCAAATAAAAAAGATGCTTATGGACTTAAAAGAGCTAAATCAAGAGGAATAAAATCCTTGTATTTAGATTATAAGGATTTTAATAATATGGAGGACTATGATTTAAAATTAATAGAAGAATTTAAAGAAAGAGATATAGAATTAATAGTTTTAGCAGGATATTTAAAAGTTTTATCTAGTAATTTTATTGAAGCTTTTAAAAATAAAATAATAAATATACATCCTTCATTACTACCAAGCTTTGGAGGAAAAGGATGTTATGGAGAAAAAGTACATGAAAAAGTATTAAATTATGGATGTAAATATAGTGGAGCTACAGTACATTTTGTAGATAATGGAGTAGATACAGGTCCTATAATATTACAAAAAATAGTTGAAATAGATGAAGATGAAACTATAAATAGCTTAAAACAAAAAGTACTTACTATAGAACATGAGATATTACCTATGGCAGTAAAATTATTTGCTGAAGAAAGAATTGTTTTAAATAGTAGGAAAGTAAAAATATTGGGGGAGATGAAATGA
- the purH gene encoding bifunctional phosphoribosylaminoimidazolecarboxamide formyltransferase/IMP cyclohydrolase → MKRALISVYDKEGIVEFASSLKKLGWEIISTGGTKKLLSKSDIDVLEVQDITKFPEILDGRVKTLNPYIHGGLLFKRENKEHIETIEEMGIESIDIVVNNLYPFEETIKNTDASHEDIIENIDIGGPSMIRAAAKNYKDVTVIVDPKDYNLVLQELNNNNETSLSTRRYLARKVFNYTSYYDTLISNYFNKLEDLKFPQNITFCYKSKKDLRYGENPHQNAAFYEEINETKGTLANGNQIHGKELSFNNINDSNGALKILKEFDEPTIVGVKHANPSGIGSSEKIEDAYVKAYECDTKSIFGGIIASNREINKEIAEKINEIFIEVVLAPSFSNESLDILTKKKNIRLIEIKDIMKKNYNEFDIKKVLGGILIQEKDNKLLLDDIQIVSKRKPNEQELEDLLFAFKSAKHINSNGVVIAKNKATIGIGLGEVNRVWAVENAINRAKNKVSGSVIASDGFFPFRDSIEILAKAGVKAIIQPGGSMRDEEVIEEVNKNNMIMVFTGIRHFKH, encoded by the coding sequence ATGAAAAGAGCTTTAATAAGTGTATATGACAAGGAAGGTATAGTAGAATTTGCCTCTTCTCTTAAAAAATTAGGTTGGGAAATAATATCAACTGGTGGTACAAAAAAATTATTAAGCAAGTCAGATATAGATGTGTTAGAAGTACAAGATATAACTAAATTTCCAGAAATATTAGATGGTAGGGTAAAGACCTTAAATCCATATATACATGGAGGGTTACTTTTTAAAAGAGAAAATAAAGAACATATAGAAACTATTGAAGAAATGGGAATAGAATCAATAGATATAGTAGTAAATAATCTGTATCCATTTGAAGAAACTATAAAAAATACAGATGCAAGTCATGAAGATATAATAGAAAATATAGATATAGGTGGACCATCTATGATTAGAGCTGCTGCAAAAAATTATAAAGATGTAACAGTTATAGTGGACCCAAAAGATTATAATTTAGTTTTACAAGAACTTAATAATAATAATGAAACAAGTCTTTCAACTAGAAGATACTTAGCTAGAAAAGTATTTAATTATACTTCATATTATGATACTTTAATTTCTAATTATTTTAATAAATTAGAAGATTTAAAGTTTCCACAAAATATTACTTTTTGCTATAAATCTAAGAAAGATTTAAGATATGGAGAAAATCCTCATCAAAATGCAGCATTTTATGAAGAAATAAATGAAACTAAAGGTACTTTAGCAAATGGAAATCAAATTCATGGAAAAGAATTGTCTTTTAATAATATAAATGATTCAAATGGAGCATTAAAGATATTAAAAGAATTTGATGAACCTACTATAGTAGGAGTAAAACACGCTAATCCCAGTGGTATAGGGAGTAGTGAAAAAATAGAAGATGCATATGTAAAAGCTTATGAATGCGATACAAAATCAATATTTGGAGGTATTATAGCTTCTAATAGAGAGATAAACAAAGAAATTGCAGAGAAAATAAATGAAATTTTTATAGAAGTAGTACTTGCTCCTTCATTTAGTAATGAATCTTTAGATATACTTACTAAAAAGAAAAATATAAGACTTATAGAGATAAAGGATATAATGAAAAAAAATTATAATGAATTTGATATAAAGAAAGTTTTAGGTGGAATACTTATTCAAGAAAAGGATAATAAACTTTTATTAGATGATATACAAATTGTAAGTAAAAGAAAGCCAAATGAACAAGAATTAGAAGATTTATTATTTGCATTTAAATCAGCAAAACATATTAATTCTAATGGAGTTGTAATAGCAAAAAATAAAGCAACTATTGGTATAGGACTAGGGGAAGTCAATAGAGTTTGGGCGGTAGAAAATGCAATAAATAGAGCAAAGAATAAGGTTTCTGGAAGTGTTATAGCTTCAGATGGATTTTTCCCATTTAGAGATTCAATAGAGATACTTGCAAAAGCAGGTGTAAAGGCTATTATTCAACCTGGAGGCTCTATGAGGGATGAAGAAGTAATAGAAGAAGTAAATAAAAATAATATGATAATGGTATTTACAGGTATTAGACATTTCAAACATTAA
- the purD gene encoding phosphoribosylamine--glycine ligase yields the protein MNILVIGSGGREHALCWKISKSNKVKKIYCAPGNGGTLEVAENVDIEPNDIDSILEFALDNKIDLTVVGPEEPLALGIVDKFKENNLKIFGPNKKSSQLEASKEFSKKFMEKYNIPTAKYKSFLEYDEAVKGIKEFTYPLVIKADGLCLGKGVIICENETEALNTLKDILEKKIYGKEGEKVIIEEFLEGTEASLLCFVSGNDIIPMESARDYKKIFDGDKGLNTGGIGAYSPNELFTEELKDKIEKQVLQKISRGLKEEELEYSGILFIGFILKESDIKVLEFNVRFGDPETEVLMPRLKSDLIDIFEKTIDNKIVENDLLWSNNSCVTVVTTSNGYPKKYKKEISITGTEDINKSLILFHNGTKYNNRDLVTNGGRVLSITSLESNTAEAREKIYEEISKIYYNGMYFRKDIAYK from the coding sequence ATGAATATATTAGTCATAGGTAGTGGAGGACGTGAACATGCTTTATGCTGGAAGATTAGTAAATCTAACAAAGTAAAAAAGATATATTGTGCTCCAGGTAATGGAGGAACTTTAGAAGTTGCTGAAAATGTAGATATAGAACCTAATGATATAGATTCAATACTGGAATTTGCATTAGATAACAAAATAGATTTAACAGTTGTAGGACCAGAAGAGCCACTTGCATTAGGTATAGTAGATAAATTCAAAGAAAATAATTTGAAAATATTTGGGCCTAATAAAAAATCTAGTCAATTAGAAGCTAGTAAGGAATTCTCTAAAAAATTTATGGAGAAATATAATATACCAACAGCTAAATATAAATCCTTTTTAGAATATGATGAAGCAGTAAAAGGAATAAAAGAGTTTACTTACCCCCTTGTAATAAAAGCAGATGGATTATGTCTAGGAAAAGGAGTTATAATTTGTGAGAATGAAACAGAGGCTTTAAATACTCTAAAAGATATATTGGAGAAAAAAATATATGGAAAAGAGGGAGAGAAAGTAATCATAGAAGAATTTTTAGAAGGAACAGAAGCATCTCTTCTTTGTTTTGTATCTGGAAATGATATAATTCCAATGGAAAGTGCAAGGGACTATAAAAAAATCTTTGATGGAGATAAGGGACTTAATACAGGAGGCATAGGGGCATATTCACCGAATGAATTATTTACAGAGGAATTAAAGGATAAGATAGAAAAACAAGTATTACAAAAGATTAGTAGAGGATTAAAAGAAGAAGAACTGGAGTATAGTGGCATATTATTTATTGGATTTATTTTAAAAGAATCTGATATTAAGGTATTGGAATTTAATGTGAGGTTTGGGGATCCAGAAACAGAAGTATTAATGCCAAGACTTAAAAGTGATTTAATAGATATATTTGAAAAAACAATAGATAATAAAATAGTAGAAAATGATTTATTGTGGAGTAATAATTCCTGTGTTACAGTAGTTACTACTTCAAATGGTTATCCTAAAAAGTATAAAAAAGAAATTTCAATTACAGGAACAGAAGATATAAATAAATCTTTAATACTTTTTCATAATGGTACAAAATATAATAATAGAGATTTAGTTACCAATGGTGGTAGAGTTTTAAGTATTACTTCTTTGGAATCTAATACGGCTGAAGCTAGAGAAAAAATTTATGAAGAGATATCTAAGATTTATTATAATGGAATGTATTTTAGAAAAGATATTGCTTATAAATAA
- a CDS encoding Dps family protein encodes MKDIKKLNEYLSNLAVLNIKFHNLHWNVVGKQFVQVHEFTESLYEDFFEKYDEVAEILKMKDQKPLVKIKDYLDNASVKESDKEQFSIDEVLEIVKGDLELMKNLATEIRNSADEENDFEVVAMFEDHVSGYSKNLWFIKSMLS; translated from the coding sequence ATGAAAGATATAAAAAAATTAAATGAATATTTATCAAATTTAGCTGTTTTAAATATAAAGTTTCACAATTTACATTGGAATGTGGTAGGTAAACAATTTGTGCAGGTACATGAGTTTACTGAATCACTATATGAAGATTTCTTTGAAAAATATGATGAAGTAGCAGAAATCTTAAAGATGAAAGATCAAAAACCATTAGTTAAAATAAAAGATTATTTAGACAATGCTTCTGTAAAAGAATCAGATAAAGAACAATTCTCTATTGATGAAGTTCTTGAAATTGTTAAAGGTGATTTAGAATTAATGAAAAATTTAGCTACAGAAATCAGAAACTCTGCTGATGAAGAAAATGATTTTGAAGTAGTAGCTATGTTTGAAGATCACGTTTCAGGATATAGTAAAAACTTATGGTTTATAAAATCAATGCTTTCATAG